One genomic window of Trueperaceae bacterium includes the following:
- a CDS encoding cation-translocating P-type ATPase, translating into MQAWRALAVRVVGIDLLVSVAAVGAVAIGELWEAAAVTTLFAVGKALEGATLDRTRGALRDLVASAPERAVVVRGGRQVEVPASEVRPGETVVVRHGERVPVDGVVVAGFGAVDESSITGESVPAEKTGGERVFAGTVAVSGLLRVRATGVGADTTLARIVHRVEEAQDAKGRTQSFMDRFGRWYTPAIIGLSALSAVLTRDVELALTLLVIGCPGALVISVPVSVVAGIGRAARDGVLVKGGETLEALARVDVVALDKTGTLTQGRPRVVAVEPVDGVSPADLLRFAALAEAGSSHPLARPVVAAAEEAGVAPGDVPVEAETLPGKGVVARVHGREVAVGSPRFAAAVAARAAAIPEPRAVEAGPLGQPAVVGHAVPGPAAVGVRDDGAAPTRAPAADATALVSSEAELLTADAMALASSKAELLSAAGHTPLVVLVDGAPLGVIGVADRARHGADRAVDELRRLGVREVAMLTGDAEPVARAVAREVGVTHVRAGLLPEDKLAVVAALRAGGRGVAMVGDGVNDAPALAAADVGVAMGAAGSAVAVETADVALMSDDLRKLPHAIRLARRAAANLRQNVAFAVATVVLLLVGVVAGGVTMSLGMLVHEASVLLVVLNGMRLLRPLGPAGS; encoded by the coding sequence GTGCAGGCGTGGCGCGCGCTCGCGGTCCGCGTCGTAGGCATCGACCTCCTCGTCAGCGTGGCGGCCGTCGGCGCCGTCGCGATCGGCGAGCTGTGGGAGGCGGCGGCCGTCACGACCCTGTTCGCTGTGGGCAAGGCGCTCGAGGGCGCGACGCTCGACCGCACCCGCGGCGCGCTCCGCGACCTGGTGGCGTCGGCGCCGGAGAGGGCTGTCGTCGTCCGCGGCGGCCGCCAGGTGGAGGTGCCGGCGTCCGAGGTGAGGCCGGGCGAGACGGTCGTCGTGCGCCACGGCGAGAGGGTGCCGGTCGACGGCGTCGTGGTCGCCGGCTTCGGCGCCGTCGACGAGTCGTCGATCACCGGCGAGTCCGTGCCGGCCGAGAAGACGGGCGGGGAGCGCGTGTTCGCCGGCACGGTCGCGGTGTCAGGGCTGCTGCGCGTGCGTGCCACGGGCGTGGGCGCCGACACCACGCTGGCGCGCATCGTCCACCGCGTCGAGGAGGCCCAGGACGCCAAGGGCCGCACCCAGAGCTTCATGGACCGGTTCGGCCGCTGGTACACCCCGGCGATCATCGGCCTGTCGGCGCTGTCAGCCGTGCTCACGCGGGACGTCGAGCTGGCGCTCACCCTCCTCGTGATCGGCTGCCCCGGGGCGCTGGTGATCTCCGTGCCCGTCTCCGTGGTCGCCGGCATCGGGCGGGCGGCCCGCGACGGCGTCCTCGTCAAGGGCGGCGAGACCTTGGAGGCGCTGGCGCGCGTCGACGTCGTCGCCCTCGACAAGACCGGCACGCTCACGCAGGGCCGGCCGCGCGTGGTCGCGGTCGAGCCCGTCGACGGCGTCTCGCCCGCCGACCTGCTGCGCTTCGCCGCGCTGGCCGAGGCGGGCTCTAGCCACCCGCTGGCGCGGCCCGTCGTCGCTGCCGCCGAGGAGGCGGGCGTCGCGCCCGGCGACGTGCCAGTGGAGGCCGAGACGCTGCCCGGGAAGGGCGTCGTGGCGCGCGTCCACGGGCGAGAGGTGGCGGTGGGCAGCCCGCGCTTCGCGGCCGCGGTCGCGGCGCGGGCCGCGGCCATCCCCGAGCCGAGGGCCGTCGAGGCCGGGCCGCTGGGCCAGCCCGCGGTCGTCGGCCACGCCGTTCCCGGCCCTGCCGCCGTCGGCGTGCGCGACGACGGGGCCGCGCCGACACGAGCGCCGGCCGCCGACGCCACGGCCCTGGTCTCCTCCGAGGCCGAGCTCCTGACCGCCGACGCCATGGCCCTCGCCTCCTCCAAGGCGGAGCTCCTGTCCGCCGCAGGGCACACTCCCCTCGTCGTGCTGGTGGACGGGGCGCCCCTCGGCGTGATCGGGGTGGCCGACCGGGCGCGTCACGGCGCCGACCGCGCCGTGGACGAGCTGAGGCGCCTGGGCGTGCGGGAGGTCGCGATGCTCACGGGCGACGCCGAGCCCGTCGCCCGCGCCGTGGCCCGCGAGGTGGGCGTGACGCACGTCCGCGCCGGCCTGCTGCCCGAGGACAAGCTCGCGGTCGTCGCCGCGCTGCGCGCCGGCGGGCGCGGCGTGGCGATGGTGGGCGACGGCGTCAACGACGCCCCCGCCCTGGCCGCCGCCGACGTGGGCGTGGCCATGGGCGCCGCCGGCTCGGCCGTGGCCGTGGAGACGGCCGACGTCGCCCTCATGTCAGACGACCTGCGCAAGCTGCCGCACGCGATCCGCCTGGCGCGGCGCGCCGCCGCGAACCTGCGGCAGAACGTCGCGTTCGCCGTGGCCACCGTCGTGCTGCTGCTGGTCGGCGTCGTGGCCGGCGGCGTGACGATGTCGCTCGGCATGCTCGTCCACGAGGCCTCGGTGCTGCTGGTCGTCCTCAACGGCATGAGGCTGCTGCGGCCGCTCGGCCCCGCCGGCTCCTGA
- a CDS encoding heavy-metal-associated domain-containing protein, whose translation MDTGARNEVTRTVLRAEGLSCPSCVAKIEKQVGRLPGVSEVAVRFNSGRIEVAHDPSVASVEDLVRAVAQVGYTAKPSPF comes from the coding sequence GTGGATACGGGAGCGCGCAACGAGGTCACGAGGACCGTGCTGCGGGCCGAGGGGCTGTCGTGCCCCTCGTGCGTGGCGAAGATCGAGAAGCAGGTGGGCCGCCTGCCGGGCGTGAGCGAGGTGGCGGTGCGGTTCAACTCGGGCCGCATCGAGGTGGCGCACGACCCGAGCGTCGCGAGCGTCGAGGACCTCGTCAGGGCCGTGGCGCAGGTCGGGTACACGGCCAAGCCGTCGCCGTTCTGA
- a CDS encoding endonuclease/exonuclease/phosphatase family protein produces the protein MSEARPWRAFLVVVAYLSLLPAVVWWVAHGYLGDTRWWMFVLNSVAPYLFLPVPFVLLAGLRWRRWGLFAAATVPAAVFLTLFGQALLPREVKVEPVPAGTPTLTLLTFNLHADNGDPEAVARAILAADADVVALQELSVTMAEGLRALIGETYPHDDLVLASGWDGLGVFSKVPLTPLLRPLEGMGRRNPQLTQVSLTWGDVVLINVHNLSIPRTLPDWPSEIAYTTRQRERVAEGIRRFALQRDRPLIAAGDFNTTPRSAAYETVSSVLSDAWLEAGFGFGQTFPGGPLKPTPFGIPVPNWLLRIDYVFHSAEWRAVDARIGPWDGGSDHRPLLVRLAYVGEARAAGPG, from the coding sequence ATGTCCGAGGCCCGGCCCTGGCGCGCCTTCCTCGTCGTCGTCGCCTACCTGTCGCTGCTCCCGGCAGTCGTCTGGTGGGTGGCCCACGGCTACCTCGGCGACACGCGCTGGTGGATGTTCGTTCTCAACAGCGTCGCTCCCTACCTGTTCCTGCCCGTGCCGTTCGTGCTGCTCGCCGGGCTGCGGTGGCGTCGCTGGGGCCTCTTCGCGGCCGCCACGGTGCCGGCGGCGGTGTTCCTCACGCTCTTCGGTCAGGCCCTGCTGCCGCGCGAGGTGAAGGTCGAGCCGGTGCCGGCCGGCACCCCGACGCTCACCCTCCTGACGTTCAACCTCCACGCCGACAACGGCGACCCCGAGGCCGTCGCCCGCGCGATCCTCGCAGCCGACGCCGACGTCGTGGCGCTCCAGGAGCTCTCCGTGACCATGGCCGAGGGCCTGAGGGCGCTGATCGGCGAGACCTACCCCCACGACGACCTGGTGCTGGCGAGCGGCTGGGACGGCCTGGGAGTGTTCAGCAAGGTCCCTCTCACGCCCCTGCTGAGGCCCCTCGAGGGCATGGGCCGCCGCAACCCGCAGCTCACGCAGGTGAGCCTCACGTGGGGCGACGTCGTGCTCATCAACGTCCACAACCTGTCGATCCCGCGCACGCTGCCCGACTGGCCCAGCGAGATCGCGTACACGACGCGCCAGCGCGAGCGCGTCGCCGAGGGCATCCGCCGGTTCGCCCTGCAGCGCGATAGGCCGCTGATCGCCGCCGGCGACTTCAACACCACGCCCCGCAGCGCCGCCTACGAGACGGTCAGCTCGGTGCTGTCCGACGCCTGGCTGGAGGCCGGGTTCGGGTTCGGGCAGACGTTCCCCGGAGGGCCGCTCAAGCCCACGCCGTTCGGGATACCGGTACCCAACTGGCTCCTGAGGATCGACTACGTATTCCACTCCGCGGAGTGGCGGGCGGTCGACGCGCGCATAGGTCCGTGGGACGGCGGCTCGGACCACCGGCCGCTGCTCGTGCGCCTGGCCTACGTGGGCGAGGCGCGCGCGGCCGGCCCGGGATAG
- a CDS encoding lmo0937 family membrane protein — translation MLVTIGIILLVLWLLGLVTSYTLGGFIHVLLVVGLIVILINLFTGRRPV, via the coding sequence ATGCTCGTGACCATCGGCATCATCCTGTTGGTGTTGTGGCTGTTGGGCCTGGTGACCAGCTACACGCTAGGCGGCTTCATCCACGTGCTGCTCGTCGTCGGCTTGATCGTCATCCTGATCAACCTCTTCACCGGACGCAGACCCGTCTGA